The following coding sequences lie in one Klebsiella huaxiensis genomic window:
- a CDS encoding RidA family protein — MPTHTRIRMFNTKETYPNQTLNNDLCQAVRAGNTVYVRGQVGTDFDGNLMGLGDPRAQAEQAMKNVKQLLEEAGSDLTHIVKTTTYLIDPRYREPVYQEVGKWLKGVFPISTGVVVSALAQPQWLMEIDVTAVIPDDWNEQGTL, encoded by the coding sequence ATGCCAACACATACCCGCATTAGGATGTTTAACACCAAAGAGACTTACCCGAATCAGACGCTCAACAACGATCTGTGCCAGGCGGTTCGCGCAGGCAATACCGTTTACGTTCGTGGCCAGGTCGGAACCGATTTTGACGGCAACCTGATGGGTCTTGGCGACCCGCGCGCTCAGGCGGAGCAGGCGATGAAAAACGTTAAGCAACTGCTGGAAGAGGCCGGAAGCGATCTGACGCATATCGTCAAAACGACGACCTACCTTATCGACCCGCGGTATCGCGAGCCGGTGTATCAGGAAGTGGGTAAATGGCTGAAAGGCGTGTTTCCGATTTCGACCGGCGTGGTGGTGTCGGCTCTCGCGCAGCCGCAGTGGCTGATGGAAATTGATGTCACGGCGGTGATACCTGATGACTGGAATGAACAGGGGACGTTATGA
- a CDS encoding flavin-containing monooxygenase, producing MTEQITEIDTLVVGAGQAGVAMSEHLTHHGVPHLVLEKKRIAEAWRSGRWDSLVANGPAWHDRFPGMTFPGCDADSFVAKEQIADYFAAYAKTFNAPIRTGVEVFSAERLDRRPGFRVETSQGIIEAQRIVAATGPFQRPTIPAIAPQDSAVHQIHSAQYYNPQQLPEGGVLVVGAGSSGVQIADELRRAGRAVWLSVGAHDRPPRRYRQRDFCWWLGVLGLWDAPANQPGKEHVTIAVSGARGGNTVDFRQLAHQGITLVGQTQSFAEGKAFFRDDLEDNIRLGDASYLALLDAADDYIARNGLTLPEEPEARFFLPDPDCLTQPLAELDLQKAGVRSIIWATGYTTDYRWLKVNAFNEQQRPQQHRGVSSEPGVYFLGLPWLSRRGSTFIWGVWHDAKYIADQIAIQRQYQHYQPSC from the coding sequence ATGACAGAGCAGATTACAGAAATCGATACCCTGGTGGTTGGCGCGGGACAGGCAGGCGTCGCGATGAGCGAGCATCTGACCCATCACGGCGTTCCTCATCTGGTGCTGGAAAAAAAACGCATCGCTGAGGCCTGGCGCAGCGGGCGCTGGGATTCGCTGGTCGCCAACGGACCCGCCTGGCACGATCGGTTTCCCGGCATGACATTTCCTGGCTGCGACGCCGACAGTTTTGTCGCCAAAGAGCAGATCGCCGACTACTTCGCCGCTTATGCCAAAACGTTTAATGCCCCGATACGCACCGGCGTTGAGGTATTCAGCGCTGAACGTTTAGACAGGCGTCCGGGCTTTCGTGTCGAGACATCGCAGGGAATCATCGAGGCTCAGCGCATCGTCGCCGCCACCGGGCCATTCCAGCGCCCGACGATCCCGGCTATCGCGCCGCAGGATAGCGCAGTTCATCAGATTCATTCTGCGCAATATTACAATCCGCAGCAGCTCCCGGAAGGCGGCGTGCTGGTGGTTGGCGCAGGCTCTTCCGGCGTGCAAATCGCTGATGAGTTACGCCGGGCAGGGCGCGCAGTGTGGTTGTCCGTCGGCGCACACGATCGCCCGCCGCGCCGCTATCGTCAGCGTGATTTTTGCTGGTGGCTGGGAGTATTAGGGCTGTGGGATGCGCCAGCCAACCAGCCTGGAAAAGAGCACGTGACGATTGCGGTCAGCGGCGCGCGGGGCGGAAATACCGTTGATTTTCGCCAACTGGCGCACCAGGGCATTACCCTGGTTGGCCAAACCCAATCCTTTGCCGAGGGTAAAGCCTTCTTCCGCGACGATCTGGAGGACAATATTCGCCTTGGTGACGCCTCCTATCTGGCGCTGCTCGATGCCGCCGATGACTATATCGCCCGCAACGGATTGACACTGCCAGAAGAGCCGGAGGCACGCTTCTTCCTGCCCGACCCTGATTGCCTGACCCAACCGCTCGCTGAACTCGACCTGCAAAAAGCGGGCGTGCGCAGCATCATCTGGGCTACCGGCTATACCACCGATTATCGCTGGCTGAAGGTGAACGCCTTTAATGAACAGCAGCGTCCGCAGCAACATCGCGGTGTCTCCAGCGAACCCGGCGTCTATTTCCTTGGCTTGCCCTGGCTTTCTCGTCGTGGCTCAACCTTTATCTGGGGCGTCTGGCACGATGCAAAATATATTGCCGATCAAATTGCCATTCAGCGCCAGTATCAACACTACCAACCCTCCTGCTAA